Genomic segment of Halostella limicola:
CGGGGTCCGAGACGTCGAGTATCACCGTCCCGGCGTCCCACTGGGCGAGGTACGCGGTGTCGTCCTGCACCCACAGGTCGTGGTGGCTGCGGAGGAAGCCGTTGACCTGCCCCCACTGCTCGTCGTGCTGCGGGAGCGACCACCGGCCGATCTCCTCGGGGTTGTCGCCGCTCACGTCCGCGACGACGAGCGCTTCCTCCTGGAAGTCGGTCCCGGTCGCGTAGAGCGTGTCGCCGTCGAGGCAGCAGTTGTGAACGCCGGTCTCCGTCTCGAAGAAGCCCCGCTGCTCGGGGCTGGCCGGGTCGCTCACGTCGTAGATCAGGACGCCCGACAGCTCCCGATCGGCGTTTTCCGAGGTGACCGGGTAGGCCGGCCCCGCGACGGCGAGCGTGTCGCCGGAGACCTTCACGTCCTGGATGTTCGGGAGTGGCCCGTTCTCGCGGTCGGGGAGGAGTTCTCGCTCCTCCGCGAGCACCTGCGGGTCCTCCGGGGAGGAGACGTCGACCGTGGCGAACCCGGAGTCCGCGGCGACGAACGCGGCCGACCCGTCGTCGTTCACGACCGCTTCCATCGAGCGTTCGACGTCGATACTCGCGTATGGTTGGAGGCTACGGGAAACTGGACCGTTCAGGGCGGCAGCGTCGCCGACGGCCGACAGCGCGACAGCGCCGGCCCCGGCGCGCAGCACGTCTCTTCGACGCATGTGTTACCCGACGGAGATCGGTCTCATAAATCCACGGGGTTTCGACGTGACAATAAACGAGGCGGCGTCAGTCCCGCCCGTATCGACGCAGGCCGAGGCCGAGGCCCGCGAGCGCAGCGCCGACGCCGAACCCGGGCATCCCGCCGCCGTCGCTGTCGCCGTCCCCGTCGCTGCCGCCGCCCCCGTCGCTCCCGTTACCGTCCTCGGGGGCGGCGGTCGTCGCGTCGGTCTCGGTCGCGGCGGTCGTCCCGCTCGACGACGCCTCGGTCAGCGACGGACGGTCCGCCTGCTCGCCCGATTCGTCGGGGAACGTGAACACGCCCGCCTGGTCCGTCTCGCGCAGGGAAGGGCCGAGGCTGCTGGCGACGAAGAATTCGCCTGCGACGCCCCGACAGGCGGTCCAGAAGCTCGTCTCGTCGGGCCGCAGCCACCAGGCGAGCTCCTCGGGGTTCGCGGGATCGCTCACGTCGTACAGCTTCACGCCGGCGTTGTACCAGGAGGCGTAGAGCCGGTCGCCGGCGAAGTCGAAGTTGTGCGAGGTCGTCCACGTGTCGCCGCCGTAGGAGTTCGTCGCCGCCGGCTCCGGGTCGATGGTGGAGACCCGCTCGGGCGAGGCGGGGTCAGACAGGTCCCAGAGGTGGATGCCGCTGGGGCCGCCGGAGCCGCTGTCGCCGACGTCCCAGGACTCCCCGCCGACGGCGACCACGCTCCCGTCGTCGGACGGCTGGACGTAGTGGGCGTTGCCCGGCGGCTCCATGCCGGCGGCCCGCGGCGAGGATTCGAGCAGGTCCTCCAACGAGTAGTCGCCGAAGCGCGTGACGTAGCCCGGGTCCGCCGGGTCGGAGACGTCGAGGATCCACGTTCCGGCGTCCCAGTAGACCAGGTACGCCCGGTCGTCCTGCACGTAGAGGTCGTGGAGCGTCCGTCGGCCGGCCGGGACCTTGCCCCACGCCTCGTCGCGCGAGAGCGGCGACCAGCGGGCGACCTCCGACCGCGACTCGACGTCGACGACGACCACCGGGTTCCCCCGGCCGTCGTTGCCGGTCAGGTAGGCGTAGCCATCGCGGAGAAAGCAGTTGTGGATGGCGAAGTCGGTCGGGTAGAACCCGTCGACGGCGGGGTCGCTCGGATCGCTCACGTCGACGGCGAAGAAGCCGCTCGTTCCCCGGCCGGTGCCGTTCGCTGGCCCGGCAACGATCAGGCGGTCGCCGTCCTGCTTCACGTCGTAGATCTGCCGGAGCGGGTCCGTCTCCCCCTCCGGGACGAGGTTCCGCTCGACCGCCATCGGCTCCGGCGACGAGGGCGTCGAGAGGTCGACGGTCGCGTACCCGTCGGTCAGCGCGACGTAGGCCGTCCGCCCGTCGTCGCTTACGACGAGTTCCTTCGCGCCCGGGAGTTCCGCGGACCCGAGCGGCGCGTACCCGTCCTCCTGCGCCGCCGTGACGCGGCCGACGGTGGGGAGGGCCAGCGCCGCGCCGCTCGCTTTGAGCACGTCTCGACGGAGGGCCGAACTGCGGGGAGCGTCCATGTTTCTCCCGATGGACTTGTTGAAAATAAACCGTTTGGTCGGTGACGAGAGCGGTGGCACCTCACCGACGCATTCGCGACCGATCGCCCGTCCCGCCTGCGACGCGACAGGCGCAGCCGCTCACCGACGCATTCGCGACCGATCGCCCGTCCCGCCGGTCAACGCGCTCGCGACCGCCCCCTGAAGCACGACGTCGTCGCCCAGGTTCGTCAGCTGGACGTCGGGGACGTTGTTGAAGACGGTGTCCTGGATGCGCTCGCGGATCGGGTCGACGACGAGCTCCTCGTTGTTCAGCGCGACGGCCCCGCCGATGTAGATGACGATGGGGGCGTACGCCTGGACGAGGTTCGTGACGCCGACCGTGTTCCAGTGGGCGAGCTGGTCGACGACGTGGTCGGCGAACTCGTCCGCGCCGGCGTGCTCGAACACGTCGACGGCGGAGAACTCCGGATCCTCGAAGTCGAGCGCGGTGTCGACGTCGCCCGCGTCCTCGTACAGCATCTCGGCGTACTCCGGGATGTTGTTCCCCGAGCAGTACGCCTCCCAGTGGCCGTCGTGGCCGCACCCGCAGGTGCGCCGGCCCCGCGGGTCGACGATCATGTGGCCGACCTCGCCGGCGTTGCCGTCCCAGCCCGAGAGGACGTTGCCGTCGACGGCGACGCCCGCGCCGATGCCGCTGGAGATGGTGACGTACGCCATGTCGTCGGGGTTGCGGTCGCTGTGGAACCGCTCGCCGATGACGCCGGCGATGGTGTCGTTGTGGAGGAACACCTCGTCGCCGTCGATCAGGTTGCCCACCGGCCCGGTGAGCGGGATGCGCTCGACGCTGTCCGGGAGGTTCGCCGGCCCGTCGATCGCCCCTTCGGCGAGGTCGAGCGGCCCGATCGAACCGATCCCCGCAGCGCGGATGCTCGTGGGATCGACGCCGGCCGTCGCACACGCCTCGCGGAGCGACGAGAGGACGGCCTCCGTGACCGCGATCCCCGTCGGCCCGCGTGGCGTGCTCCGTCGGTGCGTTCCGAGGATCGTTCCCTCGTCGTCGGCGACGGCCGCTCGGATGTTCGTCGCGCCCAGGTCGACGCCCGCGTAGTTGGCCATTCTGGTGAAGGAACGAACGCGCCGCCACTTAATTGCACAGATTCACTCGCGGGCGAGTTAAGTTCCATCACCGAACCGCGAAAACTACACTCCGTCGATATCCTCGCTGTCGTGCGGCAGTTGCGGGACGAGCCACCGGACGAACGCGTCCTGACTGCGCGACTGCACCCAGACGGTGCCGGGCCCCTCGAACTCGCAGACTAGTCCCTCGCCGCTGAACAGCGTCGACTTCAGGCCGCCGACCCGCCGAACGCCGAACGAGACGTTCTCCTCGAAGGCGACGACGTGGCCGGTGTCGACGACGTACTCCTCGCCGATCGACAGCGACACCGGCTCGACGGCCCCGTAGCTCGACAGGAAGGCGTCGCCGGAGCCCGAGAGCGACAGCAGGAACAGGCCCTCGCCGCCGAAGAAGGCCCGCGACCCCCCGAACTTCGCGTCCAGGTCCATCGCCGGGTCCGCCGCGAGGTACGAGCCCGACTGGACGTACAGCGTCTCGTCGCGGAGTTCCCGGTGGACGATATCGCCGGGCAGCGGCGGGGCAAGCGTCACCGAGGTCCGCTCGGACGCGGTGAACGTGTTCCGGAAGAAGGACTCGCCGCCGAGCACGGAGCGCTTGACGGACTGGAGGAGACTTCCGCTGCCCCGGTCCGTAGTCACCTCGACGCCCGCGCCGTGCGACACCATCGCCCCCGCTTCGGCGACGACTGACTCGTCCCGGTCGAGCGAGACGTCGAGGAGCGCGAACGACGGCCTGTGGCGGATATCGTGGTCCATGATGCACCGACGTCACCGGCGAGCTTAACTGTGGACGGCGGATTGGCGCGCTGACCGCGGACCGGTCACCGGACGACGGCGCGGATCGCGAACGCTCACCGGGCCCCGGCGGCTAACTGTCCCGCGGTCGTACTACCGCCTATGGGAGACGACGCCCCCGACTCCGACGACGTCAGCGAGGCTGAAGCGGCGGCGCTCCACGAGGTCGAGCTCGCGCTGGAGTGGCTCCGCCGGGCGCACGGCAAGTTCGTCGAGTTGCACCACACGACGGGTCACGCGCTGGACCACCTCGACGACGCGGAGTCGGCGCTCCGGGAGCAGGGCTACGAGGAGTTCGCCGACGAGATCCGCGACGAACACCTGCCCCGCGGCGTGTTCGAGGACCGCTGGACGTACGACCTGCTGGAGGAGTACGAGGACGACTTCCTCTCGCCGTACGAGGCGTTCGAGGCCGAGGTCCGCGAGGAGATAGCCGACGGCGTCCGCCACGTCAAGGAGCGTCGTCAGGAATCCGAGTGGAAGGACCGCGCCCGTCGCTAGGCCTCGTCGCGGACGAACGTGACCGGACACGGCGAGGAGAGCATCACTTCCTGCGCGACGCTCCCGAAGACGGCCTTGCCGGTCGGCGAGCGGCGGCGACCGCCGACGACGACGCGGTCGGCGTTGACCTCCTTCGCCAGGTTCACGATCGTCTCGCCGTGCTCGCCGACAGCGCCGCGCGTCTCGTACTGAACGGCCGCGCCGTCCAGCAGTTTCCCGATCTCCCGGATCGTCGCGTGGCGGTTGGTGACCTCGTCGACCGTCACCTCGCTCGCCGTCCGGTCGAAGTCCAGTTGGTCGAGCACCGTGTCGTACTCGTCCTGGGTGAACACGTGCGCCAGGACGACCTTCGCGCCGGTCGGGCCGGCGACGTCGATGACCGCGTTCGCCAGCCGCTCCGCTCTGTCTTCGTCTTTCGCTCCTACTGCGAGGAGAATCGTCTCGATGGCCATACACTCGCTACTCAAGCCGTCGACAAAAACGTACTGCCGGTTGACTCGGACGACAGTTAATTTCCTCTCGGTCATGTCGAAGGAATCCCTCGACGCCGTCCCGTAGGGACGAACGGTTAGCGGGTAGTGGCCGGCGGTCGCCGACCGGGGTCTCTTTGAGCGTGGTTCGCGTACGGCCGGTATGCTCGACCCGGACCTCTCCGACCGCGTCGTCCTCGTGACCGGCAGCGCGAAAGGCGTCGGCAGGGAACTGCTCTACGCGGCCGCCGAGCGGGGCGCGAGCGTCGCCGTCCACTACCGCACCAGCGAGGACGCGGCCGAGGAGGTCGCCGCGACGGCCCTGGACCGCGGCGCGCCGGCGGTCACGACCGCACAGGGCGACGTGACCGATCCCGACGGCGTGGACCGGATCTTCGACGCCGTGGAGTCCGACCTCGGGACGGTCGACGCGCTGGTCAACAACGTGGGCGCGTTCGCCCCCGTCCACTGGGAGGAGATGGACTTCGAGACGTGGAACACCGTGCTGGAGACGAACCTCAACGGCACGTACCTCTGCTCGAAGCGCGCGCTCCCCGCGATGCGCGATCAGGGGTGGGGCCGCATCGTCAACGTCGGCTACGCCAGCAGCGAGAAGGGCCTCGTCTCGCCGAAGAACGCGCCGTACTTCATCGCGAAGGCGGGCGTGCTGATGTTCACGCGGATGCTCGCCAACGACACGCAGGACGACGGGATCACCGTCAACGCCGTCTCGCCGTACGTCGTGGAGAACTCCGACGAGTTCCCCGACGACCTCCCCCGCGGCCGCCCCGCCGCGTTCGAGGACGTCGCGCAGGCCGCCCTCTTCTTCCTCGACGAGGACAGCGGCTATGTCAGCGGCGAGAACGTGGAGGTCGACGGCGGGTGGCTGCCGGAGACGGTGTAGATCGCTGTTTCGCCGGCCTGGGTACGGTCGGGCCACGCGCGACCCGACGCGAAAACGGTCGGTTAGTTGCCCTGGATCGCGTCGATGACCATCGCGGCCGCGATCACGGGTTCCTTCGGGACCGTGCTGGCGTCGTCGATGGTGATCTCGTACCGGTCGCGCAGCGAGAACTGCCCCGAGATGTTGCCGACGTGGTTGCCGTCGAGGTCCGTGATCTCGTACTTGTGAGGGATCCAGCCGCCGAACGGGACGTAGTGGCGGGCCAGCGTCACGAGCGCGCCGCGGGAGTTGATCTCCGCGATCTTCGCCTCGGTTCTGGCGTCCCGGATCTTCCAGGTGTCCTGGAACAGGGAGTAGTCGTTGTCGAGGATGACCAGGTCCTCGCCGGTCCGGGCGTCGGAGAGGACGTAGTTGCCCGCGACGTCGATGATCCCGCCGGCCTTCACGGTGAACACCTCGTCGCCGTTCGCGCCGGTGAAGGGGAACTCCTCTTTCATCTTCAGCATCTTCTGTTTCCCCTTGAGGACGGTGTTGCCCGCCGCGTCGAGCGCCTTGTACTTGTTCCGGACCAGCGACTGCTCGACGACGTACCTGTCGTCGGAGAGATCGATGCCGGAGATGTCGTAATCGCGAGCGTCGCTCATGGGGTATCCCTCAGGTCGTCGACGCATGAAACTTTCTATATTGTGTCCCTTCTATTGTTCTGATAAACGCCGTAAACGGGCCCGAACCGACAGGGTTTCACCCTCCCCGTCCCTGAACGCGGATAGATGAGTAAGGATTACATCGAGGTGCGAGGGGCCGAGGAGAACAACCTCAAGGACCTCGACATCGAAATCCCCCGCGAGAAGTTCAACGTCGTCACCGGCCTGTCTGGGTCGGGGAAGTCCTCCCTGGCCTTCGAGACGATCTACGCCGAGGGACAGCGCCGCTACATCGAGTCGCTGTCCGCCTACGCCCGGAACTTCCTCGGGCAGATGGACAAGCCGCAGGTGGAGACGGTCGAGGGGCTCTCGCCCGCCATCTCCATCGACCAGAAGAACGCCGCGAACAACCCCCGATCGACCGTCGGCACGGTCACCGAACTCCACGACTACCTCCGCCTGCTGTACGCCCGCGTCGGCACGCCGCACTGTCCCGAGTGCGGCCGCGAGGTCGGCGAGCAGAGCGCCCAGCAGATGGTGACCCGCCTGCTCGAACTCCCAGAGGGGACGCGCGCGAAGCTCGCCGCGCCGGTCGTCCGCGACCAGAAGGGCGCGTTCGAGGACCGGTTCGACGAACTCGTGAGCGAGGGGTACAGCCGCGTCGAGGTCGACGGCGAGTCCTACGACCTGACGATGGACCGCCCTGACCTGGACGAGAACTACGACCACACGATCGACGTCGTCGTCGACCGCGTGAAGGTCTCCCCCGAGGCGCGCTCCCGCATCGCGGACAGCGTCGAGACCGCGCTAGAGGAGGCCGACGGAGTCCTGAAGGTCATCCTGCCCGACCCGCCCGAAGACACCGAACTCGGCGGGACCAAAGCCCGGTCGACGGGCGACCTCGCCGGCGACGAGGACGACCGCCTCGTCGTCGAGTTCTCCGAGGACCTGGCCTGCACGCACTGCGGCATCGACCTCCCCGAGATCGAGACGCGCTCGTTCTCGTTCAACAGCCCGCACGGGGCCTGCCCCGAGTGCGAGGGGATCGGCGAGACGAAGGAGGTCTCCGAGGACCTCGTCGTCCAGGACACCTCAAAGCCGCTGAAGGACGTGTTCGAGGCCTGGAGCTACAACCGCTCGTACTACCGCACCCGGATCGACGCCGTCGCGGACCACTTCGGCGTCAGCGTGACCACGCCGTTCGAGGAGCTAGACGAGGACGTGCAACAGGCGTTCCTCTACGGCACCAGCGACGAGGTGCTGTTCAAGCGCCAGACGAGCAACGGTACGCGGCGCAAGACCAAGCGCTTCGAGGGCGTCATCCCGAACCTCGAACGCCGCCACGTCGAGACGGACAGCGACAGCACGCGCGACCACATCGAGGACTACATGACCGTCACGGAGTGCCCTGCCTGCGAGGGCACCCGCCTCAAGCCCGCCTCCCGGGCCGTCCTCGTCGACGGGACCTCGATCACGGAGGTCAACCAGATGAGCATCGGCGACGCCCTCGACCACTTCGAGGGGATGGAGGAGGGCATGTCCGACCGCGACCTGACCATCGCCGAGGAGATCCTCAAGGAGATCCGCGCCCGGCTCGGCTTCATGACCGAGGTCGGGCTGGAGTACCTGACGCTGAACCGCGAGGCCGCCACGCTGTCCGGCGGCGAGAGCCAGCGCATCCGCCTCGCGACCCAGATCGGGTCGGGGCTCGTCGGCGTCCTCTACGTGCTCGACGAGCCCTCGATCGGCCTGCACCAGCGCGACAACGACCGCCTGCTGAACACCCTGGAGGAGCTTCGCGACCTCGGTAACACCCTGCTCGTCGTCGAGCACGACGAGGAGACGATGCGTCGCGCCGACAACGTCGTCGACATGGGCCCCGGCCCCGGCAAGCGCGGCGGCGAGGTCGTCGCGCAGGGCACCACCGACGAGATCATGGAGTGCGATGGCTCCATCACCGGCGACTACCTCGCCGGTCGCAAGCAGATCCCCGTGCCCGAGAACCGACGCGAGTCCCAGGGGACGCTCACCATCCGCGGTGCGCGCCAGCACAACCTCCGGGACCTCGACGTCGACATTCCGGTCGGCTGTTTCACCGCCATCACCGGCGTCTCCGGCTCCGGCAAGTCGACGCTGATGCACGAGATCCTCTACAAGGGCCTCGCTCGGGAGATGAACGACAACACCAGCGTCGACCCCGGCGACTACGACGCCATCGAGGGGATCGACGAGATAGAGACGGTGCGGCTCATCGACCAGAGCCCGATCGGCCGCACGCCGCGGTCGAACCCGGCGACGTACACGAACGTCTTCGACTACATCCGCGAGCTGTTCGCGGAGACGAAACTCGCCAAGCAGCGCGGTTACGAGAAGGGTCGCTTCTCGTTCAACGTGAAAGGCGGCCGCTGCGAGGAGTGCGGCGGGCAGGGCACCGTCAAGATCGAGATGAACTTCCTCTCGGACGTGTACGTCCCCTGCGAGGAGTGCGACGGCGCGCGCTACAACGACGAGACCCTCGACGTGACGTACAAGGGCAAGACCATCGCGGACGTACTGGAGATGAGCGTCGAGGAGGCGTACGACTTCTTCGAGGCCGACACCCGCCTCTCGCGGCGGCTCCAGCTCCTGAAGGACGTCGGGCTCGACTACATGAAACTCGGTCAGCCCTCGACGACGCTGTCCGGCGGCGAGGCCCAGCGCATCAAGCTCGCCGAGGAACTCGGCAAGAAACAGACCGGCGACACGCTGTACCTGCTCGACGAGCCGACCACTGGCCTGCACTCCGCCGACGAGCGGAAGCTCATCGACGTGCTCCAGCGCCTCGTCGACAACGGCAACACGGTCGTCGTGGTCGAACACGAGCTCGACCTCGTGAAGAACGCCGACAACATCGTCGACCTCGGTCCCGAGGGCGGCGAGAACGGCGGC
This window contains:
- a CDS encoding TIGR00266 family protein, giving the protein MDHDIRHRPSFALLDVSLDRDESVVAEAGAMVSHGAGVEVTTDRGSGSLLQSVKRSVLGGESFFRNTFTASERTSVTLAPPLPGDIVHRELRDETLYVQSGSYLAADPAMDLDAKFGGSRAFFGGEGLFLLSLSGSGDAFLSSYGAVEPVSLSIGEEYVVDTGHVVAFEENVSFGVRRVGGLKSTLFSGEGLVCEFEGPGTVWVQSRSQDAFVRWLVPQLPHDSEDIDGV
- a CDS encoding universal stress protein — encoded protein: MAIETILLAVGAKDEDRAERLANAVIDVAGPTGAKVVLAHVFTQDEYDTVLDQLDFDRTASEVTVDEVTNRHATIREIGKLLDGAAVQYETRGAVGEHGETIVNLAKEVNADRVVVGGRRRSPTGKAVFGSVAQEVMLSSPCPVTFVRDEA
- a CDS encoding LVIVD repeat-containing protein → MDAPRSSALRRDVLKASGAALALPTVGRVTAAQEDGYAPLGSAELPGAKELVVSDDGRTAYVALTDGYATVDLSTPSSPEPMAVERNLVPEGETDPLRQIYDVKQDGDRLIVAGPANGTGRGTSGFFAVDVSDPSDPAVDGFYPTDFAIHNCFLRDGYAYLTGNDGRGNPVVVVDVESRSEVARWSPLSRDEAWGKVPAGRRTLHDLYVQDDRAYLVYWDAGTWILDVSDPADPGYVTRFGDYSLEDLLESSPRAAGMEPPGNAHYVQPSDDGSVVAVGGESWDVGDSGSGGPSGIHLWDLSDPASPERVSTIDPEPAATNSYGGDTWTTSHNFDFAGDRLYASWYNAGVKLYDVSDPANPEELAWWLRPDETSFWTACRGVAGEFFVASSLGPSLRETDQAGVFTFPDESGEQADRPSLTEASSSGTTAATETDATTAAPEDGNGSDGGGGSDGDGDSDGGGMPGFGVGAALAGLGLGLRRYGRD
- a CDS encoding LURP-one-related/scramblase family protein, coding for MSDARDYDISGIDLSDDRYVVEQSLVRNKYKALDAAGNTVLKGKQKMLKMKEEFPFTGANGDEVFTVKAGGIIDVAGNYVLSDARTGEDLVILDNDYSLFQDTWKIRDARTEAKIAEINSRGALVTLARHYVPFGGWIPHKYEITDLDGNHVGNISGQFSLRDRYEITIDDASTVPKEPVIAAAMVIDAIQGN
- the uvrA gene encoding excinuclease ABC subunit UvrA; the protein is MSKDYIEVRGAEENNLKDLDIEIPREKFNVVTGLSGSGKSSLAFETIYAEGQRRYIESLSAYARNFLGQMDKPQVETVEGLSPAISIDQKNAANNPRSTVGTVTELHDYLRLLYARVGTPHCPECGREVGEQSAQQMVTRLLELPEGTRAKLAAPVVRDQKGAFEDRFDELVSEGYSRVEVDGESYDLTMDRPDLDENYDHTIDVVVDRVKVSPEARSRIADSVETALEEADGVLKVILPDPPEDTELGGTKARSTGDLAGDEDDRLVVEFSEDLACTHCGIDLPEIETRSFSFNSPHGACPECEGIGETKEVSEDLVVQDTSKPLKDVFEAWSYNRSYYRTRIDAVADHFGVSVTTPFEELDEDVQQAFLYGTSDEVLFKRQTSNGTRRKTKRFEGVIPNLERRHVETDSDSTRDHIEDYMTVTECPACEGTRLKPASRAVLVDGTSITEVNQMSIGDALDHFEGMEEGMSDRDLTIAEEILKEIRARLGFMTEVGLEYLTLNREAATLSGGESQRIRLATQIGSGLVGVLYVLDEPSIGLHQRDNDRLLNTLEELRDLGNTLLVVEHDEETMRRADNVVDMGPGPGKRGGEVVAQGTTDEIMECDGSITGDYLAGRKQIPVPENRRESQGTLTIRGARQHNLRDLDVDIPVGCFTAITGVSGSGKSTLMHEILYKGLAREMNDNTSVDPGDYDAIEGIDEIETVRLIDQSPIGRTPRSNPATYTNVFDYIRELFAETKLAKQRGYEKGRFSFNVKGGRCEECGGQGTVKIEMNFLSDVYVPCEECDGARYNDETLDVTYKGKTIADVLEMSVEEAYDFFEADTRLSRRLQLLKDVGLDYMKLGQPSTTLSGGEAQRIKLAEELGKKQTGDTLYLLDEPTTGLHSADERKLIDVLQRLVDNGNTVVVVEHELDLVKNADNIVDLGPEGGENGGDVVATGTPEEVARNDDSHTGRYLRDLLPDVDLEGPRGERKQPVKAASDD
- a CDS encoding ROK family protein, encoding MANYAGVDLGATNIRAAVADDEGTILGTHRRSTPRGPTGIAVTEAVLSSLREACATAGVDPTSIRAAGIGSIGPLDLAEGAIDGPANLPDSVERIPLTGPVGNLIDGDEVFLHNDTIAGVIGERFHSDRNPDDMAYVTISSGIGAGVAVDGNVLSGWDGNAGEVGHMIVDPRGRRTCGCGHDGHWEAYCSGNNIPEYAEMLYEDAGDVDTALDFEDPEFSAVDVFEHAGADEFADHVVDQLAHWNTVGVTNLVQAYAPIVIYIGGAVALNNEELVVDPIRERIQDTVFNNVPDVQLTNLGDDVVLQGAVASALTGGTGDRSRMRR
- a CDS encoding SDR family NAD(P)-dependent oxidoreductase, yielding MLDPDLSDRVVLVTGSAKGVGRELLYAAAERGASVAVHYRTSEDAAEEVAATALDRGAPAVTTAQGDVTDPDGVDRIFDAVESDLGTVDALVNNVGAFAPVHWEEMDFETWNTVLETNLNGTYLCSKRALPAMRDQGWGRIVNVGYASSEKGLVSPKNAPYFIAKAGVLMFTRMLANDTQDDGITVNAVSPYVVENSDEFPDDLPRGRPAAFEDVAQAALFFLDEDSGYVSGENVEVDGGWLPETV